Sequence from the Bremerella volcania genome:
CCGAGAGCTGCCAAACGATTGCCGTCGCAAACGCCGCCGGTCGACTCCCACGAGAGATCCAGCCCAAGTGTCTTACCATTGGCTTGAACTATCTTAAGTAGCGATTCATACTCTTTCGTCATCGGCTTGGGGGGCGCGAAGAATCCGCCATGCCGGATCAAGGTGATGCCTTCTTCCGTTTCTTCGACGATGTGATCTAGCGCGGCATTCAAAGCGTCCTCGATATCCACGGCCGGGTAGCGCACATTAAACCGGACCACGGCTGTGTCAGGTACGACATTCGTAGGCCCGCCTCCGTCAATCTTGGCGACATTGATCGTCGTCTCTTTCCAACGTCCATTCAGGGCATGTAGCTTCTGGGCAACCCGTGCCGCAGCAACAATCGCGTTGCGCCCCTTGTGAAACTCACGGCCGGCATGGGCGGCTTGCCCGCGGACAACAATTTCAAAGTTGCCTGAGCCCTTCCGCTGCCCGACAAGACTACCGTTGGGCAGACAAGGTTCGAACAAGAGTCCAAAATCAGCCCCTTGGCAGTGATCGCTGAAGACTTCACGCGATGCCGGGGACCCGATTTCTTCGTCGCTATTGAGAATGACTTTCCATCCGAGATTTACATTGCCAGTCGATTCGACGTATTCCTCATACGCTTTTAGCGCCCACAAAAGGACAACCAACCCACCTTTGGCATCGGCCACGCCTGGGCCGTGCAGAAGATCACCATCTTGCTTGACCTTTTGAAATGGTGACTCTGCCGGATAGACGGTATCCAGATGAATCGACAATACAGCTTGCCGAGGGGCACCGGCTCGGCGAACCCCCAGAAGGACATCTCCGATGACGCGTTCCTTGAGATCGCCATGCTGGTCAACAACCAGTTGCGGGGGGACAGAAATTGCCTGGGCGTCATCGGAAATGGTACGAAGTTCGTCGAGAACCAGACCGCCCAATTGGTGGAGACCAGTCAGATTGCTAGTGCCAGAGTTGATAGCAGCCCATAGCACCAGCTGACGTAGCATTTCATCCCGCTGGGATTGGATGCGGGTTAAGATGGTTTGAACTTCCGATTCCAGTGCCATGGCCATCCTGCCGAAAAGAGTTACTAGAGATTTTACGCGCCACAGAGTATCCTTCGCCATAGAATGTTAGCGGAAGCGCGTCGATTTTTAACCTGTCGACACTCCAGCCGACTTTGACAGGAGCCAGCGATGTCGGAAATTCTTGTTCTTGTCGTTGAAGATAATCCACTCCAGGCTAAGCTGATCGAGGAGCTTCTCTCTGAAACGGGTGATACGAAGTTCACCATCTACGGCGTCGATCGTCTCGAAGCAGGCTTGAATTACCTGGCGCAGAATCGCCCTCACGCAATTCTGCTCGATCTTACGCTTCCCGACAGCGAAGGACTTCAGACCTTCCTGCGGATGCACCACGCTGCCGAGAACATCCCAGTGGTCGTCCTGACGGGCAACGACGACCTATCCTTGGCTGCCAAGGCCGTTGAAGCGGGTGCCCAGGATTACCTGGTGAAGGGAAAGATCGATGGACATCGCTTGGCCCGTTCTTTGAAGCTGGCCGTAAAGCGCACCCATGCCGAGCAGCAGGAGTGGAACTCCCCCATGCTGCACCTGGCACAGCAACAATTCTTGAAAGCGGCTCAGATCATGAGCCTCGATGAGAATTTGCGAGAGCGGCTTCTGTTTCCACAGCGGACACTCGTGGTTACGTTGCCTTTTCGCAAAGATCGTTATACCCATGTCGAGACCGTATTTGGCTATCGAGTGCAGCACCTCTTGACGATGGGACCAACGAAGGGTGGTATTCGCTATCACGAAGACGTCGGCCTCGGCGAAGTGTCTGCCTTAGCGATGTGGATGACCTGGAAATGTGCGCTGATGCGTCTTCCTTTTGGTGGAGCCAAGGGGGGTGTCCGCATAGATCCAACCGACCTTACTGGGCACGAATTGCAACGATTGACGCGACGATACACAATGGAAATCATCGAAATGATTGGCCCTGAGAAGGACATTCCAGCCCCTGATATGGGCACGAACGAGCAGGTCATGGCCTGGCTAATGGACACTTACAGCCAGCAACTGGGGTACTCAGTTCCGACCATCGTGACCGGAAAGCCAGTGGCACTGGGAGGCTCGCTGGGGAGACGTGAAGCTACCGGTCGCGGACTCGTGTACGTCATTGAGGAGGCCGCCAAGGTTATGGGAATGCCGATGCAAGGAGCCACGGCAGTGGTTCAAGGTTTCGGCAACGTCGGTAGTAACACGGCTCGGCTGTTGGAAGAACTGGGGACGAAGGTGATCGGTGTGAGCGACGTCTCGACGGGGCTTTACAATCCCAAAGGACTCTCTGTTGCCGATTTGCTTCAATACGTTGAGGACAATCGAGTCCTTAAAGGATATCCGCACGCTGAAGAAGTAACCAATCACGAGTTACTGGAGCTGAAGTGCGATATCCTGGCACCATGTGCGCTGCAGAATCAGATCACAGCCAGCAACGTCGAGAAGCTGCAGTGCAGGATGGTTGCTGAAGGTGCCAACGGTCCCACCACGCTTGAGGCGGACGAAATTCTCAAGGACCGAGGGATTTTCGTCGTTCCGGACGTGCTCGGTAATGCGGGCGGGGTGACCGTTTCGTACTTCGAATGGGTTCAGGGAACGCAGAATTACATGTGGACCCTGGACGAAATCAACTCTCGGCTCAAGAAGATCTTGGTCGATGCGTTTCAGCGGACCCTTGGACGTAGCGAGAAGCAGAACCTTGATTTCCGCACGGCTGCGCTCATCGAGGGAATCGAAAGAGTTGCCGAAGCAAAGCTGCGTCGAGGCCTCTTCCCGTAATGGCGGCTGCTAGTTTTGCAGCTTTTTATCGGTACTTTCGAAGATTTTATCGGCACTTTTGGCAACGAATCCTTCAAAGAGGGAACCGTTTGGAAGAGGGTAACGTCGGGCAAATTCGTAGTAGCAGCCCGGCACGGCGTGGACTCCGTCTGCGAAGCGAACATCCACGACCGAGGCAATCGTCGACGATTGTTCCAGGTAGACCTCTGGCGATCCCTTGATGGCTCCACCTTCTTGATTCAACGCAAACCCTTCTTGCACGAGCAGCGAGTTCAGATCTTGCAGGGAGTCGATGGTCTTCAGGGCGTTGACGAAGATAGTGAAATGATTCGCACAGAATCCATGGGCAGCCATCCAAGCTGCATACTCGCTTTGCTCGCTTAACGTTTCGTAGTGGGCGAAGGGTACCTCCCAAAGTCGACCGGCGGTGCACAGTGGCTCTGAGAGCGATTCCATTTCCGGTAGCTGTTCAAGCATGCGCTGAATAATGTCCCCAAGCTCGCCAGAGAACTCATTGAGCAATAGCTCGCTGATGAAGACTTTGGGAAGTGCCGGGTCGCTGTGCTGAAAATGTCTGGCGAAAAGCTTCTTTGTCTCGAAGTGGTACTCGTCCGCTGGCTGGTAGCCAGCTTCGAGAAAGGGAATCGCAAGTTGATCGATACCTATTCGCGGATCCTGAAATGTCCGGAACGCAATATGGTCGTTCACGATGGTTTCGCCACGATCCGAAAGCAGCTTATGAATTTGATCGGCCTGGGGATTAATCTTCTGATAGGAATCCCAGAGTTGGTCAATTAGCTTTTCAATACTGCGACCCATAATGATCTCCTTGGCGTGATGTACCAATCTGTAGAATTCTAGCTTGATCGCGGATCAGAGCAACTTGCCGACTTAACGCCTGAAGGGGGAAACCTCATAGAATTAGCCGAACAGTGGCATTACCAATCGAAGTAACGCCCCACTTCTCCGTCAGCCAGTTCCGCTTCATCGTCGGTCAATCTCGTCAAGCAAAACCGGTCCCCGTCCGCTGTCAGCATCTCCAATATCAGCGGATCAATGTTTTTCGACGAATTCGTAAACCCCAGATCCTGGAATAGATCATCAACTACTTTGGTGTCCACAAGTTCGACGGGCGCTGCCGGGATGTCTTCATTGCGACTGGCAATAAAAGTGCTCAAGCCGAGCAAATAGTCGCTCGCTTGGTTCCCGCCGTTAGTTGGCTCACTTTCAGGGATCACGTCCGACTGGATGACCGCAGCTGAAGAATTCGGTTGGGGAACGACTGTCAAGGCAAGCACGTTTTCCTGGATCTGGGCTGAGCTCAACGACGATGTTCCCTTGAACGCGATCAAATTAGTTTCGGGCAGCCCAAATAGAACGCTGATAATCGAGTTTCCATCGGTCGCGGCATCGACGATTCCATCCTCATTGACGTCCAGCAGAAGTCCTACCTGTTCGACGTTCTGAAAGACCTCAGGAGCCATCAAAATCGTCGACCCCAGATACGGAGATAGCGAAGATTCGGGCAATCCAGAGAGCACGGCCAGAATGAGATTACCATCGGTCGAAGCATCGACCGTTCCATTCTGATTGATATCGAGAGGCGCGAATTGCTTGCCGATCTGGTCATCATTCAAGATGGTACCGGACGCTGTCGCACCGCTGATTTGAGCATCCCCACTGGTAGAGCTGAGTGTGACGACAAATTGCTCATCAGGCTCCGCAATGGAATCGATGCTGGAACTAAAAGAAATCAGTTTCGACATTTGACCAGGATTGAAGCTTACCGAGCCACTCGGGAAAATACCAGCAAAGTCTGATGCGTTGGCGGGATTGCTATTTCCTTCCGAGACTCCCCAGGTGACAGTTTGTACGGTGTCCAGGTAGCCAGATCGTCGAATCGAAAAGGCATGAAGATTCCCCTCGGCGGCATTGGCGATCGTAGCGACTATTTCGAGAGCCGCATCATCATCCAGGATTGAACCGATCGCGGTGCCGGAGAGCAGACCAAGGCCTGAGGTTAAATTCGAGAGAGTAATGGAAAACTCTTCGTCAGG
This genomic interval carries:
- a CDS encoding hydrolase translates to MALESEVQTILTRIQSQRDEMLRQLVLWAAINSGTSNLTGLHQLGGLVLDELRTISDDAQAISVPPQLVVDQHGDLKERVIGDVLLGVRRAGAPRQAVLSIHLDTVYPAESPFQKVKQDGDLLHGPGVADAKGGLVVLLWALKAYEEYVESTGNVNLGWKVILNSDEEIGSPASREVFSDHCQGADFGLLFEPCLPNGSLVGQRKGSGNFEIVVRGQAAHAGREFHKGRNAIVAAARVAQKLHALNGRWKETTINVAKIDGGGPTNVVPDTAVVRFNVRYPAVDIEDALNAALDHIVEETEEGITLIRHGGFFAPPKPMTKEYESLLKIVQANGKTLGLDLSWESTGGVCDGNRLAALGVPNIDTMGVRGGNIHSPQEYMHCDSLIQRTQLTFLTLITLAE
- a CDS encoding Glu/Leu/Phe/Val dehydrogenase dimerization domain-containing protein, whose translation is MSEILVLVVEDNPLQAKLIEELLSETGDTKFTIYGVDRLEAGLNYLAQNRPHAILLDLTLPDSEGLQTFLRMHHAAENIPVVVLTGNDDLSLAAKAVEAGAQDYLVKGKIDGHRLARSLKLAVKRTHAEQQEWNSPMLHLAQQQFLKAAQIMSLDENLRERLLFPQRTLVVTLPFRKDRYTHVETVFGYRVQHLLTMGPTKGGIRYHEDVGLGEVSALAMWMTWKCALMRLPFGGAKGGVRIDPTDLTGHELQRLTRRYTMEIIEMIGPEKDIPAPDMGTNEQVMAWLMDTYSQQLGYSVPTIVTGKPVALGGSLGRREATGRGLVYVIEEAAKVMGMPMQGATAVVQGFGNVGSNTARLLEELGTKVIGVSDVSTGLYNPKGLSVADLLQYVEDNRVLKGYPHAEEVTNHELLELKCDILAPCALQNQITASNVEKLQCRMVAEGANGPTTLEADEILKDRGIFVVPDVLGNAGGVTVSYFEWVQGTQNYMWTLDEINSRLKKILVDAFQRTLGRSEKQNLDFRTAALIEGIERVAEAKLRRGLFP
- a CDS encoding DUF1338 domain-containing protein, whose translation is MGRSIEKLIDQLWDSYQKINPQADQIHKLLSDRGETIVNDHIAFRTFQDPRIGIDQLAIPFLEAGYQPADEYHFETKKLFARHFQHSDPALPKVFISELLLNEFSGELGDIIQRMLEQLPEMESLSEPLCTAGRLWEVPFAHYETLSEQSEYAAWMAAHGFCANHFTIFVNALKTIDSLQDLNSLLVQEGFALNQEGGAIKGSPEVYLEQSSTIASVVDVRFADGVHAVPGCYYEFARRYPLPNGSLFEGFVAKSADKIFESTDKKLQN